The Jiangella alba genome includes the window AGCGCCGCCGCTCCGTACTACACCCGCCCGTCGCTCGACTTCAGCCGGCCCGGCCGCACCTGGCTGCCGACGCTGGGCGAGACCCGGTTCCCGGTGTGGGGCCTGGTCAGCACCTGGTACCACGAGGGCGTTCCGGGCCACCACCTGCAACTGGCGCAATGGGTGCACGTCGCCGGCCGGCTGTCGCGCTACCAGGTGAGCCTCGGCTCGGTGAGCGCGATGTCCGAGGGCTGGGCGCTCTACGCCGAGCGGCTGATGGACGAACTGGGCTACCTCACCGACCCGCCGATCCGGCTCGGCTACCTCGACGCGCAGATGATGCGAGCGATCCGGGTGATCATCGACATCGGCATGCACCTGCGGCTGCGCATCCCGAACGGCGAGGCGTTCCACCCGGGCGAGGTGTGGACGCCCGAGCTGGCCCGCGAGTTCTTCGGCGCGTTCAACGGCCGCGACACCGCGTTCCTCGACTCCGAGATCGTCCGCTACCTGGGTGCGCCGGGGCAGGCCATCGGCTACAAGCTCGGTGAGCGGGCGTGGCTGGCCGGTCGCGACGCCGCCCGGTCGGCGCAGGGTGCGAACTTCGACCTCAAGGCGTGGCACATGGCCGCGCTCTCGATGGGCTCGCTGGGGTTGGACGACCTCACCGACGAGCTGGCCCGGCTCCCGTGACGGGCTGACCCATGGTTGCCGTCGTCGACTGGGCCGTCATCGTCGCCTCGCTGGCCTACGCCGCGTGGGCGCTGGTGGCGGTCGTGCGCAACCAGCCGCCGCGCGAGCCGTACGTCATCGGCGCCGGGGTGGTCGAGCTGCTGCTCCTCGTCCAGGCCGGGGTGGCGATCGTGCTGATGGTCGCCGACGGCGCGCCGGACGAGACCGCGACGTTCGTCGGGTATCTGCTGATGACGCTCATCATCCTGCCGCTCGGGCTGTTCTGGGCGCTCGCCGAGAAGTCCCGCTGGGGCACGTCGGTGCTGGTCGTGGCCGCTCTGGTGGTGCCGGTGCTGGTCGTGCGCATGCAGCAGCTCTGGGACGCGGGCGCCGGGTGAGCACGACGGCCCAGCGCTCCAGCGGTCCCGGCCGGCTGCTGATCGCCGTCTACGCGGTGTTCGCGCTCGCGGCGTCGGCCCGGGCCGCCGTCCAGATCGCGACGAAGTTCGACGAGGCGCCGGTGGCGTACCTGCTGTCGGCGTTCGCCGCCCTGGTGTACATCGTCGCGACCGTGGCGCTGGCCCGTCCGGGCGCGACGGCCCGCAAGGTGGCGCTGACCGCCGTCACCGTCGAGCTGGTCGGGGTGCTGACGGTGGGCGCCGTCACCGCGTTCGACCCGGGCGACTTCCCCGACGACACCGTGTGGTCGCTGTTCGGGCGCGGCTACGGGTTCGTGCCGCTGGTGCTGCCGGTGCTCGGCCTGCTCTGGCTGCGCCGCACCCGTGGCACCGAGGGCGCCGGCCGGTAGCGAAGCCGCTCCGCGAGCCGGGGGTCGTCGCCGCTGCGGGCCAGGTGGACGAGCTCGCCGCCGGGCGCGTCGTAGAGCCTGACGCCGTCGCCGAGCAGGACGGGCGCCACATGGACGTCGATCTCGTCGACCAGTCCCAGCTGGAGCAACTGCCGGCCGATCGTCGGGGAGAACACCTGCAGGTTCCGGCCCCGCGCCGCGTCCAGGCCGATCCGCACCGCTTCCTCCACAGGGCAGCTGAGCACCGTGGCGCCGTCCGCGGTGCGGACGTCCTCGGGGTGGTGGGTGAGGACGAAGATCGGCCCGCTCCACGCGCCTCCGTAGGGCCGCAGGTCACCGCCGGTGCTGTCGTAGCCGTCGCGTCCGGCCAGGATCGCGCCGGTGCTCTCGATGAGCTCCCGGTGCACGCCGTCGCGCACCGTGGTGCCGTCCATGAAGTCCATCGTGTGGCCGGGGCCGGCGACGAAGCCGTCCAGCGACATCATGAACGCGAGCTGGACCTTTCCCGTAGTGGTCTCCATAGCAGGCAGTCTCGGCGACGCGGTCCTGGCGCGGTAGCGTTTCGGGCCGAGGCGAAACGTCGGGCGGCGCGAGAGGGCGTGGCGAGCTAGCCTGCTCACCGTGAGGCGCAGGGACCGGCTCTACGCATGGGTGCGCCGGCATCCCGTGGTGCCGGACGCCGTCATCGCGCTGGGCGTGTTCGTCACGATGGTGCTGTTCTCGGCGGCCGCGTTCGACCCCGCCTGGGCGCACTTCGTCCTCGGGACGGTCATGTGCGCCGCGCTGGTGTTCCGGCGGGTGCGGCCGATCGAGTCGTTCGGCGTGCTGGTGGCCGCCGGGCTGGTGCAGTGGGCCACCGGGCTGCAGCTGACCCCGTACGACGTCGCGCTGCTGCTCGGCCTGTACGCCGTCAGCGCCTACGGCCCGCGGTGGGCCAGCCGGGCCGGGCTCGCGGCCGGGTTCCTCGGCGTCGTCCTGGGCACCATGCGCTACGTCCCGTCGATCGAGGAGAGCGCGGAGGCGTTCGTGGCCAGCGCCATCGGGCTGTCCGCGACGGTCATCGGCGCCTGGGCGATGGGCGACGTGCGGCGCACGCGGCAGGCCTACGTCGCCGAGCTGGTCGAGCGGGCGCACCAGGCCGAACGCGAACGCGACCAGCGGGCCCAGCTCGCGGCCGCCGAGGAACGCTCGCGCATCGCCCGCGAGATGCACGACGTCGTCGCGCACAACCTGTCCGTCATCGTCGTGCAGGCCGACGGCGGTCGCTACGCCGGCGACCACGACCCGCAGGCCGCGCTCGACGCGCTCAAGACGATCGGCGACACCGGTCGCGGCGCCCTGGCCGAGATGCGCCGGCTGCTCGGGGTGCTCCGTACGGCCGACGGCGACGACGACGGCTCGGTCCGCCCGCAGCCCGGGCTGGGCACGCTGCCCGAGCTGGTCACGTCGGTGCGCCAGGCCGGGCTGCCGGTCGAGCTCGACGTCGCCGGCCCGCCGCGGCCGCTGCCGCCGGGGCCGTCGCTGGCGGTGTACCGCGTCATCCAGGAGGCGCTGACCAACGCCCTCAAGCACGCCGGACCGGCGGCCCGTGCGAAAGTGGCGCTGGTGTTCGGCACCGACCGGCTGACCGCTGAGGTCAGCGACGACGGCCGGGGCGCGGCCGCGGCGAGCGACGGGCTGGGCCAGGGACTGGTGGGCATGCGGGAGCGGATGACGATGTACGGCGGCACGGTGACGGCGGGACCGTCGTCCGGCGGTGGCTGGCGGGTCGACCTCGACCTGCCCTACGGCGAGGGGAAGTGAGCGTGCAGCCGGTCAGGGTCTTCCTGGTCGACGACCAGCAGCTGGTCCGGGCCGGGTTCCGGATGGTCATCGACTCCCAGCCCGACCTCGAGGTGGTCGGCGAGGCCGGCGACGGCGACGCCGCGCTGCACACGCTCGCCGTCACCGCGGCCGACGTCGTGCTGATGGACGTGCGCATGCCCGTCCTCGACGGCGTCGAGGCCACCCGTCGGCTGCGCACCCGCGACGACGCGCCGAAGGTCATCGTCCTGACGACGTTCGACCTCGACGAGTACGCGTTCGCCGCGATCAAGGCCGGCGCCAGCGGGTTCCTGCTCAAGGACGCGCCGCCGCCGACGCTGCTCGACGCCGTCCGCACGGTGCACTCCGGCGACGCCGTCGTCGCGCCGAGCACCACGAAACGGCTGCTGGAACGGTTCGCGGGGCACCTGCCCGAGGACGCCACCCCGCCCGACGCCGTCTGGGCCGAGCTGACCCAGCGCGAGCACGAGATCGTCCGCGAGGTGGTCCGGGGCCGGTCCAACGCCGAGATCGCGGCGACCCTGTTCGTCACCGAGGCGACGGTGAAGACGCACATCGGCCGGGTGCTGGCCAAGGTCGGCCTGCGCGACCGCGTGCAACTGGTGGTGCTGGCCTACGAGACCGGGCTGGTGCGGCCGGGCGCCTCGTAGCGTCGGCTACCCTGCCGCGGATGCGCATGCTGCACCTCGGCCTCCGGGTCACCGACCTCGACCGTTCGCTCGCGTTCTACACCGCGCTCGGCTACGTCGTGCGGGGTCGTGTCCCCGAGACGCCGTTCGGCAGCCTGACCATGCTGCAGCTGCCGGGCGACCCGTTCGTCAGCCTCGAGCTGGTGCACGACCCCGCGCGGCCGGTCACCGACACCGGCGCCGTGAACCACCTCGTCGTACAGACCGACGACCTGGCGGCGACCGTCGCCGGCCTCGCGGCGAAGGGCCTCACGGCCGAGCCGCCGGCCGACCACGGCGAGGGCATGTCGACGTCCTGGCTGACCGATCCCGACGGCTACCGCATCGAGCTGGTGCAGTGGCCGCCCGGCCACCCGGCGGGCATGACCGCCGCCGACTTCGAGGCCTAGTCGCCGACCTCGACCCGAGCCGGATGCTCCTCGCGGGCCGCGGGGGAGACCAGCCCGAGGACGGTCGCGGCGACGGCGACGGCCAGCAGCGCGTTCAGCACGCCCTCGTGGTCGCCGAGCCAGCCGAGGATGGGCGGGCCAGCGAGGAACGCGGTGTAGCCGACCGATGCGATGACGCTGACCCGCGCGGCCGCCCGCCGCGGGTCGTCGGCGCCCGCGCTCATGCCGAGCGGGAAGCCCA containing:
- a CDS encoding dihydrofolate reductase family protein, producing METTTGKVQLAFMMSLDGFVAGPGHTMDFMDGTTVRDGVHRELIESTGAILAGRDGYDSTGGDLRPYGGAWSGPIFVLTHHPEDVRTADGATVLSCPVEEAVRIGLDAARGRNLQVFSPTIGRQLLQLGLVDEIDVHVAPVLLGDGVRLYDAPGGELVHLARSGDDPRLAERLRYRPAPSVPRVRRSQSRPSTGSTSGTNP
- a CDS encoding sensor histidine kinase; translation: MRRRDRLYAWVRRHPVVPDAVIALGVFVTMVLFSAAAFDPAWAHFVLGTVMCAALVFRRVRPIESFGVLVAAGLVQWATGLQLTPYDVALLLGLYAVSAYGPRWASRAGLAAGFLGVVLGTMRYVPSIEESAEAFVASAIGLSATVIGAWAMGDVRRTRQAYVAELVERAHQAERERDQRAQLAAAEERSRIAREMHDVVAHNLSVIVVQADGGRYAGDHDPQAALDALKTIGDTGRGALAEMRRLLGVLRTADGDDDGSVRPQPGLGTLPELVTSVRQAGLPVELDVAGPPRPLPPGPSLAVYRVIQEALTNALKHAGPAARAKVALVFGTDRLTAEVSDDGRGAAAASDGLGQGLVGMRERMTMYGGTVTAGPSSGGGWRVDLDLPYGEGK
- a CDS encoding response regulator transcription factor, translating into MSVQPVRVFLVDDQQLVRAGFRMVIDSQPDLEVVGEAGDGDAALHTLAVTAADVVLMDVRMPVLDGVEATRRLRTRDDAPKVIVLTTFDLDEYAFAAIKAGASGFLLKDAPPPTLLDAVRTVHSGDAVVAPSTTKRLLERFAGHLPEDATPPDAVWAELTQREHEIVREVVRGRSNAEIAATLFVTEATVKTHIGRVLAKVGLRDRVQLVVLAYETGLVRPGAS
- a CDS encoding VOC family protein; this encodes MRMLHLGLRVTDLDRSLAFYTALGYVVRGRVPETPFGSLTMLQLPGDPFVSLELVHDPARPVTDTGAVNHLVVQTDDLAATVAGLAAKGLTAEPPADHGEGMSTSWLTDPDGYRIELVQWPPGHPAGMTAADFEA